From the genome of Campylobacter concisus, one region includes:
- a CDS encoding histidinol-phosphatase, whose translation MTVDLHNHTPLCKHAVGKPREYVQNAIKAGTKYFGFSDHAPMNYDEAYRMSFDEMQGYEDEILRLRDEFSGEIEILLGYEMDFLDGFMDERVFARKVDYLIGSVHFFNGWAFDNPEFIGGYEGKDLDQIWQEYFDHVERSAKLGKFDIMGHIDLLKLFKFLPKKDVRILAKNAVNAIKEADLVVEINAAGFRKPIGEQYPSVNLLELIAEKDITITFGSDAHAKEDIGKNGEICEQIARDLGYSKCAIFKNRDRELVKF comes from the coding sequence ATGACCGTCGATCTTCACAACCATACGCCACTTTGCAAGCACGCAGTTGGCAAGCCAAGAGAGTATGTACAAAACGCAATAAAAGCTGGCACAAAATACTTTGGCTTTAGCGATCACGCACCGATGAACTACGATGAAGCTTACAGAATGAGCTTTGATGAAATGCAAGGCTATGAAGATGAAATTTTACGTTTAAGAGATGAATTTAGCGGTGAGATAGAAATTTTACTTGGCTATGAGATGGACTTTTTAGATGGATTTATGGATGAGCGAGTTTTTGCTAGAAAAGTTGATTATCTGATAGGCTCTGTGCATTTTTTTAATGGCTGGGCATTTGACAATCCAGAATTTATCGGTGGCTACGAGGGCAAAGACTTGGATCAGATTTGGCAAGAGTATTTTGATCATGTAGAAAGATCGGCTAAGCTTGGCAAATTTGACATTATGGGGCACATTGATCTTTTAAAACTTTTTAAATTTTTGCCAAAAAAGGATGTTAGGATTTTGGCTAAAAATGCAGTAAATGCGATAAAAGAAGCAGATTTAGTTGTTGAGATAAATGCTGCTGGCTTTAGAAAGCCTATCGGCGAGCAATATCCAAGCGTAAATTTACTAGAGCTTATAGCCGAAAAAGATATAACCATCACCTTTGGCTCAGATGCTCACGCAAAAGAAGATATCGGTAAAAATGGTGAAATTTGCGAGCAAATAGCTAGAGATTTAGGTTATTCAAAATGTGCTATTTTTAAAAATAGAGATAGAGAATTGGTAAAATTTTAG
- a CDS encoding AbgT family transporter, with protein sequence MNKKNNSSILSFIENFGNKLPNPTMLFIYLSIITIIISFVLEKMGVGVSYQAIKDGQISQLNANVINLLSADSLRSFVSSVLKNFTSFYPLGVVFAIILGIGIADKSGLLSALMTKIALKSSKIWVTPIVIFLGVMSNVASSVGYVVLIPLGAILFAGFGRHPIAGLAAAFAGVSGGWSANLLIGTNDPMFAAFSMQAASVLNPDYVVLATANWYFMIASTFLIVFVGWFVTDKIVEPRLGKFDFLGDFSLQEHSEISAEQKRGLKFSLIALIVFVILLLVAILPLGSLFGAKGNESFMKSTFMHSIVVFMMLLFIVVGVAYGVGARTIKNSNDAIKFMEQSISELSGFLVLIFFAAQFTYLFNTSNIGLVLSIKGSIFLKEVGLTGLSLIMVFIFLIAFINLFIAVDSAKWAMMAPIFVPMFMNLGLSPELTQAAFRIGDSTTNIITPLMPFFVLIVAFMQKYNKELKIGSVVSIMLPYTVAFLISWTALMSFWYIFDLPLGPGAVIHYVK encoded by the coding sequence ATGAATAAAAAAAATAATAGTTCAATCTTAAGTTTTATCGAAAATTTTGGTAACAAATTGCCAAATCCAACTATGCTTTTTATCTATCTTTCGATTATTACGATAATAATATCGTTTGTATTAGAAAAGATGGGCGTTGGTGTAAGCTATCAGGCTATCAAAGACGGACAAATATCACAGCTTAATGCAAATGTTATAAATTTGCTTTCTGCTGATAGTCTTAGATCTTTTGTTTCGTCTGTACTTAAAAATTTTACTAGTTTTTATCCTTTGGGAGTAGTCTTTGCAATTATTCTAGGTATTGGTATCGCAGACAAGTCCGGACTTTTATCAGCACTTATGACAAAGATTGCCTTAAAATCTTCCAAAATATGGGTAACCCCAATCGTTATTTTTCTTGGCGTAATGTCAAATGTTGCTTCCTCGGTTGGCTATGTCGTGCTAATTCCGCTTGGAGCTATTTTATTTGCTGGATTTGGTCGCCATCCAATTGCTGGACTAGCTGCTGCTTTTGCTGGTGTTAGCGGTGGCTGGTCGGCAAATTTATTAATCGGTACAAATGACCCTATGTTTGCGGCATTTTCTATGCAAGCAGCTAGCGTGTTAAATCCGGATTATGTGGTACTAGCAACTGCAAATTGGTATTTTATGATCGCTTCGACATTTTTGATCGTATTTGTTGGCTGGTTTGTGACAGATAAAATCGTAGAGCCTAGGCTTGGAAAATTTGATTTTTTGGGTGATTTTAGCTTACAAGAGCATAGCGAGATAAGTGCAGAGCAAAAACGTGGCTTAAAATTTTCGCTAATAGCGTTGATTGTTTTTGTAATTTTATTGCTTGTGGCTATTTTACCTTTAGGCTCTTTATTTGGAGCAAAAGGCAATGAAAGCTTTATGAAGTCTACTTTTATGCATTCTATTGTTGTTTTTATGATGTTGCTTTTTATAGTGGTAGGCGTAGCTTACGGTGTAGGCGCTAGGACCATAAAAAACAGTAATGATGCCATAAAATTTATGGAGCAATCTATTTCTGAGCTATCAGGATTTTTGGTTTTGATATTTTTTGCAGCCCAGTTTACATATCTTTTTAATACCTCAAATATTGGGCTAGTGCTTTCTATAAAAGGTTCTATTTTTCTAAAAGAGGTCGGATTAACTGGACTTAGTCTTATCATGGTTTTTATTTTCTTGATCGCTTTTATAAATTTATTTATAGCTGTTGATTCTGCAAAGTGGGCGATGATGGCTCCGATTTTTGTACCAATGTTTATGAATCTTGGACTCTCACCAGAGCTTACACAGGCTGCTTTTAGAATAGGCGACTCCACTACAAATATCATAACGCCTTTGATGCCATTTTTTGTTTTGATAGTAGCTTTTATGCAAAAATACAATAAAGAGTTAAAAATCGGATCAGTTGTTTCTATTATGCTTCCTTATACGGTTGCATTTTTAATTTCTTGGACAGCGCTAATGTCGTTTTGGTACATTTTTGATCTACCGCTAGGACCTGGTGCAGTTATACACTATGTAAAGTAA
- a CDS encoding Nif3-like dinuclear metal center hexameric protein has product MKIAEIYKILDEICPFASQESWDNSGLQVGSFDSEFERIYLSLDLDSKLLQSVLPNSLIITHHPLIFKGLKNLDYSLYPSSLIREMMIKNISLISLHTNADLAFLNEKFVTQVLGLEISSKEGFLIYADVKMKCSELCKFVKEKLGLENLRVVHAKDEISKICICTGSGADLIQDVKADVFLTGDLKYHQALYAKENGLNLIDINHYESERCFGDFLAKYLQNLKIEVIIRNSKNPFTYC; this is encoded by the coding sequence ATGAAAATAGCTGAAATTTATAAAATTTTAGATGAAATTTGTCCGTTTGCGAGCCAAGAGTCTTGGGATAATAGTGGCCTTCAAGTTGGCTCATTTGATAGCGAATTTGAGCGAATTTATCTAAGTCTTGATTTAGATAGCAAACTTTTGCAAAGTGTATTGCCAAATTCGCTTATTATCACTCATCATCCGCTCATTTTTAAGGGGCTAAAGAACCTAGACTACAGCCTTTATCCAAGCTCACTCATAAGAGAGATGATGATAAAAAATATCTCGCTCATCTCGCTTCACACAAATGCTGACCTTGCATTTTTAAATGAAAAATTTGTAACGCAGGTTTTGGGGCTTGAAATTTCAAGCAAAGAGGGTTTTTTGATCTACGCTGATGTGAAGATGAAATGTAGTGAGCTTTGCAAATTTGTAAAAGAAAAACTTGGGCTAGAAAATTTAAGAGTGGTTCATGCAAAAGATGAAATTTCTAAAATTTGTATCTGCACCGGAAGTGGCGCAGATCTCATCCAAGATGTAAAAGCAGACGTCTTTTTAACGGGTGATCTAAAATATCACCAAGCCCTTTATGCAAAGGAAAATGGGCTAAATTTAATCGATATAAATCACTATGAAAGTGAACGTTGTTTTGGTGATTTTTTAGCAAAATATTTGCAAAATCTGAAAATTGAAGTTATAATACGCAATTCTAAAAATCCATTTACATATTGCTAA
- a CDS encoding GyrI-like domain-containing protein, which produces MKIINLDDSFEIYGVKTRTKNEDEIGGKSKIPALWSKFMNEYYDGKSEIYSVYCNYESDLNGHYDNFIGTRLSHKSDEILEIKSGKYAVFSFANEPQNVAKFWGEIWKYFESSELKRAYETDFELYSSDEIKTFISILG; this is translated from the coding sequence ATGAAGATTATAAATTTAGATGATAGCTTTGAAATTTACGGAGTAAAAACTCGCACTAAAAATGAAGATGAGATAGGCGGCAAGAGTAAAATTCCAGCTTTATGGTCTAAATTTATGAATGAGTACTATGATGGCAAAAGTGAAATTTATAGCGTTTACTGCAACTATGAAAGCGATCTTAACGGACATTACGATAACTTCATCGGCACAAGATTAAGCCACAAAAGTGATGAAATTTTAGAGATAAAAAGTGGCAAATATGCCGTTTTTAGTTTTGCAAATGAGCCACAAAATGTTGCAAAATTTTGGGGTGAAATTTGGAAATATTTTGAAAGTAGTGAGCTAAAAAGAGCCTATGAAACAGATTTTGAGCTTTACAGCAGCGACGAGATAAAAACTTTTATATCTATTTTAGGTTAG
- the purE gene encoding 5-(carboxyamino)imidazole ribonucleotide mutase has translation MKFVSIIMGSKSDYDIVSEAAKTLEKFGVKYELIISSAHRSPKRTSEYVANAEKKGAKVFIAAAGMAAHLAGAIAANTTKPVIGIPMAGSALSGVDALYSTVQMPSGMPVATLAIGKAGAINAAYLAVQILALEDDSLASALKADREAKIKALEEDSSKVEVIL, from the coding sequence ATGAAATTTGTTTCTATTATAATGGGAAGTAAGAGTGACTATGATATCGTTAGCGAGGCGGCAAAAACTCTTGAAAAATTTGGTGTAAAATATGAACTAATAATCAGCTCAGCTCACAGAAGTCCAAAAAGAACTAGCGAGTACGTCGCAAATGCAGAAAAAAAAGGCGCAAAAGTCTTTATCGCAGCTGCTGGTATGGCGGCTCACCTAGCTGGAGCGATCGCTGCAAATACTACAAAACCAGTGATCGGCATACCAATGGCAGGTTCGGCTCTAAGCGGTGTTGACGCACTTTACTCAACTGTGCAAATGCCAAGTGGTATGCCAGTGGCGACCTTAGCTATCGGAAAAGCTGGAGCGATAAATGCAGCCTATTTGGCGGTGCAAATTTTAGCCCTTGAAGATGATAGTCTAGCAAGTGCTCTAAAAGCTGACAGAGAGGCGAAGATAAAGGCTTTAGAGGAAGATTCTTCAAAGGTTGAAGTGATACTGTAA
- a CDS encoding chemotaxis protein: MTQEELDALMAGGLDDELDNTKEDAGQEVADVKGDTDEVTEVAEAIDTKDEPQSKSESNSKNAKNYRVSADGVWPPPPPTEDHKMVHQLDDVTRDSEEKATQMFDKLETINNFFMDAESDSNSLKDTINSNIELFTTLSEKFPNIAAFSEALEKNNSLLGTIDNIIGNLQMGQDEIMMAMDMMQYQDIHRQKIERVINVMRALSKYMNTLFEGKIDDDKRVSSAVHIAGDTTTENLVSNDDIEALIESLGKK, translated from the coding sequence ATGACCCAAGAGGAACTTGACGCACTTATGGCAGGTGGGCTAGATGATGAGTTAGATAATACTAAAGAAGATGCTGGCCAAGAGGTTGCGGACGTCAAAGGGGATACGGACGAGGTAACAGAAGTTGCAGAAGCAATCGATACTAAAGATGAGCCACAGTCAAAATCAGAAAGTAATTCAAAGAATGCAAAAAATTATAGAGTTAGTGCAGATGGCGTTTGGCCACCACCACCACCAACGGAAGATCACAAAATGGTTCATCAGCTTGATGACGTAACAAGAGATAGCGAAGAAAAAGCTACTCAGATGTTTGATAAGCTTGAGACGATAAATAACTTTTTTATGGACGCTGAGAGCGACTCAAATAGCCTAAAAGACACAATAAATTCAAACATTGAGCTATTTACGACGCTAAGTGAGAAATTTCCAAATATCGCTGCATTTAGTGAGGCTTTGGAGAAAAATAACTCGCTTCTTGGCACGATCGATAATATCATCGGAAATTTACAAATGGGACAAGATGAGATCATGATGGCTATGGATATGATGCAGTATCAAGACATCCATAGGCAAAAGATCGAGCGTGTTATCAACGTTATGAGGGCGCTAAGTAAATATATGAATACCTTGTTTGAAGGTAAAATCGACGATGATAAGCGTGTTAGTTCCGCTGTTCACATCGCTGGTGATACAACAACCGAAAATCTTGTCAGCAACGACGATATCGAAGCCTTGATAGAAAGTTTGGGTAAAAAATAG
- a CDS encoding peptidase U32 family protein, giving the protein MLKRPELLSPAGNLTKLKIALEYGADAVYGSVASFSLRTRSAREFNLETFKEAIDYTHAKGKKFYATINAFPFNSQIEPLKRHLQTISAMKPDAFIIATPGVMSLAKVIAPDIEIHLSTQANVMNVLDAKIYHDMGAKRIVVAREMNLKDVIKIKEEIPTLDIEIFVHGSMCFAYSGRCLVSSVQSGRMSNRGSCANDCRFKYELYAKNEESGVLFRLEEDEKGTHIMNSKDLCLISHIKEIVDSGVIDSLKIEGRTKSEYYAACTARAYKMAIDDAMDDKFNAQIYENEINTLKNRGFTDGYLVHRPYERTDTQNHLSSLEEGTHQVNAISEDGEFFKCKYKIFPGNSYEIVAPTGSVIEDSENEISKVYSQDGKKFIKFKQLITKKGKVMSEIHSGNENEISLGVKLPKFSFLREKI; this is encoded by the coding sequence GTGCTAAAAAGGCCTGAGCTTTTATCTCCAGCTGGGAATTTAACAAAACTTAAAATCGCCCTTGAGTATGGAGCTGATGCTGTTTATGGCTCGGTGGCTAGCTTTTCACTAAGGACTAGATCAGCAAGGGAGTTTAACCTTGAAACATTCAAAGAGGCGATAGACTACACACATGCAAAGGGAAAGAAATTTTATGCGACCATAAATGCCTTTCCTTTTAATTCGCAGATCGAGCCATTAAAAAGGCACTTGCAAACTATCTCGGCGATGAAGCCAGATGCCTTTATCATCGCAACTCCAGGCGTTATGAGTCTAGCAAAAGTCATCGCTCCTGATATCGAGATACATCTCTCAACTCAGGCAAACGTTATGAATGTGCTTGATGCAAAAATTTATCACGATATGGGTGCAAAACGTATCGTCGTAGCACGCGAGATGAACTTAAAAGATGTCATAAAGATAAAAGAAGAAATTCCAACTCTTGATATCGAAATTTTCGTCCATGGCTCGATGTGCTTTGCTTACTCTGGTAGGTGTTTGGTGAGCTCAGTGCAAAGCGGACGTATGTCAAATCGCGGTAGCTGTGCCAACGACTGCAGGTTTAAGTATGAACTCTATGCCAAAAACGAAGAGAGTGGTGTGCTTTTCCGCTTAGAAGAGGATGAAAAAGGCACTCATATTATGAACTCAAAAGATCTTTGCCTCATCTCTCACATCAAAGAGATCGTTGATAGCGGCGTAATAGATAGCCTAAAAATAGAAGGTCGCACAAAGAGCGAGTATTACGCAGCTTGCACAGCAAGAGCATATAAAATGGCGATAGATGATGCCATGGATGATAAATTTAACGCACAAATTTATGAGAATGAGATAAATACGTTGAAAAATCGTGGCTTTACAGATGGATACTTAGTGCATAGACCTTATGAACGAACCGATACGCAAAATCACCTTAGTAGCCTAGAAGAGGGCACACATCAGGTAAATGCAATAAGTGAAGATGGCGAGTTTTTTAAGTGTAAATATAAAATTTTTCCAGGCAATAGCTACGAGATCGTGGCTCCTACTGGATCGGTTATAGAAGATAGTGAAAATGAAATTTCAAAGGTCTATTCACAAGATGGCAAGAAATTTATCAAATTTAAGCAGCTCATCACCAAAAAAGGCAAGGTTATGAGCGAAATTCATAGCGGCAATGAAAACGAAATAAGTCTTGGTGTTAAGCTGCCAAAATTTAGCTTTTTGAGGGAGAAAATATGA
- a CDS encoding DUF3972 domain-containing protein, producing MQTYLGVDEFCKLVHLEREVIEDMINRGVLKTKEENGEILIEASEGTMSVVPSVSQNLSMQPQGQDGISFVEKTIGTILNLHEKVLDAKDETLETLRNENKFLKEALISMQELYDEDRKTVETLTKQLKISQDEVEFLKRKYKLMWNQAVENFNGQK from the coding sequence GTGCAGACTTATCTTGGTGTTGATGAATTTTGCAAACTTGTGCACTTGGAGCGTGAAGTTATCGAAGATATGATAAATCGTGGCGTTTTGAAAACCAAAGAGGAAAATGGAGAAATTTTGATAGAAGCGAGCGAAGGAACGATGAGCGTGGTGCCTAGTGTTTCGCAAAATTTATCTATGCAACCGCAAGGCCAAGATGGTATCAGCTTTGTTGAAAAGACGATTGGAACGATATTAAATTTACACGAAAAGGTGCTTGACGCAAAAGATGAGACGCTTGAAACCTTAAGAAATGAGAATAAATTTTTAAAAGAGGCGCTCATTTCGATGCAAGAGCTCTATGATGAAGATAGAAAAACGGTCGAGACGCTTACAAAACAGCTTAAAATTTCACAAGATGAAGTTGAATTTCTAAAACGAAAATACAAACTCATGTGGAACCAAGCGGTTGAAAATTTTAACGGACAAAAGTAG
- the glnA gene encoding type I glutamate--ammonia ligase: protein MGKFVQNIDHFFDFCKENEVKFVDFRFTDLGGAWHSISYNIKAVTKENFTNGIPMDASSMHGWQPIDKSDMIMKPEATTAFLDPFTSDITVVVFCDIYDIYKGQIYEKCPRSIAKRAMQYVKDSGLGDEAYFGPENEFFVFDNVKIIDSPNCAMYQVDSEEGEWNDATDFKDSYNTGHRPRRKGGYLMTQPIDSMVDLRAEMMQVLEQVGLEVFLGHHEVAQGQGEIGVKFGNLVEAADNVQIYKYVVRMVAHLNGKTVTFMPKPLYGDNGSGMHVHQSVWKDGKNLFYKEGNYANLSDFARHYIGGVLKHARSVAAFTNPSTNSYKRLIPGFEAPSILTYSSQNRSASIRIPYGAGEKSVRAEMRFPDSTANPYLAFSAMLMAGLDGVKNKYEPVGPMDENLFKLHLDEIRERGIEQLPHTLRGSLEALIRDNEYLKPIMTDLFIDTYQHFKFETQVWPYEARPTAYEFKTCFSC, encoded by the coding sequence GTGGGAAAATTCGTCCAAAATATAGATCATTTTTTTGATTTTTGTAAAGAAAATGAAGTCAAATTTGTAGATTTTAGATTTACTGATTTAGGTGGTGCTTGGCATAGCATTAGCTACAATATAAAAGCTGTTACGAAAGAAAATTTCACAAATGGTATCCCAATGGACGCTAGCTCTATGCATGGCTGGCAACCAATTGATAAGAGCGATATGATAATGAAGCCAGAAGCTACAACTGCATTTTTAGACCCATTTACTTCTGATATTACAGTTGTTGTTTTTTGCGATATTTACGACATTTACAAAGGTCAAATTTATGAAAAATGCCCTCGCTCAATAGCCAAAAGAGCAATGCAGTACGTAAAAGATAGCGGTCTTGGTGACGAGGCATACTTTGGCCCTGAGAATGAATTTTTTGTCTTTGACAACGTCAAAATCATCGATAGCCCAAACTGCGCGATGTATCAAGTAGATAGTGAAGAAGGCGAGTGGAACGATGCTACTGACTTCAAAGATAGCTACAACACAGGTCATCGCCCACGCAGAAAAGGCGGCTACTTGATGACTCAGCCAATCGACAGCATGGTAGATCTAAGAGCCGAGATGATGCAAGTTCTAGAGCAAGTTGGTCTTGAAGTCTTTTTAGGACACCACGAAGTCGCACAAGGTCAAGGCGAGATCGGCGTGAAATTTGGCAACTTAGTCGAGGCTGCTGACAACGTTCAAATTTACAAATACGTCGTTCGCATGGTCGCTCACCTAAACGGCAAGACAGTTACATTTATGCCAAAACCGCTTTATGGCGACAACGGCAGCGGCATGCACGTGCATCAATCAGTCTGGAAAGATGGCAAAAATTTATTCTACAAAGAGGGCAACTACGCAAATTTAAGTGACTTTGCAAGGCACTACATCGGCGGCGTTTTAAAACACGCAAGAAGCGTTGCAGCCTTCACAAACCCAAGCACAAACAGCTACAAACGCCTAATCCCAGGCTTTGAAGCGCCATCTATCCTAACCTACTCGAGCCAAAACCGCTCAGCGAGCATCCGCATACCTTACGGCGCTGGCGAGAAGTCAGTTAGGGCTGAGATGAGATTTCCAGATAGCACAGCAAACCCTTATCTAGCCTTCTCAGCGATGCTAATGGCTGGCCTTGACGGCGTTAAAAACAAATACGAGCCAGTTGGTCCGATGGATGAAAATTTATTTAAACTTCATCTTGATGAGATCAGAGAGCGCGGCATAGAACAGCTTCCACACACACTTCGTGGCAGCCTTGAAGCGCTAATTCGCGATAATGAATACTTAAAACCAATAATGACCGATCTTTTCATAGACACCTATCAACATTTCAAATTTGAAACTCAAGTTTGGCCTTACGAAGCGCGCCCAACCGCTTATGAGTTTAAAACTTGCTTCTCTTGCTAA
- a CDS encoding zinc ribbon domain-containing protein — translation MNKYLQQLVELSDLDKQIDGFIPRIQDIEKAYKNIEEECETITVNIERLDEEVSDLKSQKSGTNAHIAEFSAKIKDVVKKRSNVKNEKESKALSLEEDIAKEQLEAANEEIARLEKLIDSKNSQKDELGAKKAELEENLKNIKSKTSSELENIGKEREEVYAKKDKLIATMNQKILAFYEKIRKWAHNTAVVPVKKQACYGCFMQINDKTFSAVIKGEDIVTCPHCGRILYKQEQ, via the coding sequence ATGAATAAATACTTACAACAATTAGTTGAATTATCTGACCTTGATAAACAAATAGATGGCTTTATACCACGCATTCAAGACATAGAAAAGGCTTATAAAAATATAGAAGAAGAGTGCGAAACCATAACGGTTAATATAGAAAGACTAGATGAAGAGGTAAGTGACTTAAAATCTCAAAAATCAGGCACAAATGCTCATATTGCCGAGTTTAGTGCGAAGATAAAAGATGTTGTTAAAAAAAGATCAAATGTAAAAAATGAAAAAGAGTCAAAAGCCTTAAGTCTTGAAGAGGATATTGCAAAAGAGCAACTTGAGGCTGCAAATGAAGAGATTGCTAGACTTGAGAAGCTAATAGATAGTAAAAATAGTCAAAAAGATGAGCTTGGTGCAAAAAAAGCTGAACTTGAAGAGAATTTAAAAAATATAAAAAGTAAAACTTCATCTGAGCTTGAAAATATTGGGAAAGAACGTGAAGAAGTTTATGCCAAAAAAGACAAGCTTATCGCCACTATGAATCAAAAAATTCTCGCATTTTATGAAAAAATTAGAAAATGGGCTCATAACACAGCTGTTGTTCCTGTAAAAAAACAAGCTTGTTATGGTTGCTTTATGCAGATAAATGACAAAACTTTTTCTGCTGTTATCAAGGGCGAAGATATCGTTACATGTCCGCATTGTGGCAGAATTTTGTATAAACAAGAGCAATAA
- the glyQ gene encoding glycine--tRNA ligase subunit alpha, translated as MTFSQIILTLQNYWQEQGCVILQPYDMPAGAGTYHQATFLRSLGPKPWATAYVAPSRRPTDGRYGENPNRLGAYYQFQVLIKPSPENIQELYLKSLERLGLNLKNHDIRFVEDNWESPTLGAWGLGWEVWLDGMEVTQFTYFQQVGGIACELISGEITYGLERLAMYLQDVNSVYDIVWDDRNGNIVTYADVHKQGEYEWSKYNFEVANVDMLFNQFENAFNECKRCLEAKISLPAYDYCMLAAHTFNVLDARGAISVTQRQDYILKIRELAKECALTYKESLEQK; from the coding sequence ATGACATTTTCACAAATAATATTAACCCTTCAAAACTATTGGCAAGAGCAAGGTTGCGTTATACTTCAGCCATACGACATGCCAGCTGGTGCGGGCACATATCACCAAGCGACATTTTTAAGAAGCCTTGGGCCAAAGCCCTGGGCGACTGCATACGTAGCTCCAAGCCGCCGTCCTACTGATGGCAGATACGGCGAAAACCCAAACCGCCTAGGCGCTTATTATCAGTTTCAAGTACTCATAAAACCAAGCCCAGAAAATATCCAAGAGCTTTATCTAAAAAGCCTTGAAAGGCTTGGTCTAAATTTGAAAAATCACGACATCCGCTTTGTCGAAGACAACTGGGAGAGCCCTACACTTGGTGCTTGGGGGCTTGGCTGGGAGGTCTGGCTAGACGGCATGGAAGTGACGCAGTTTACTTATTTTCAACAAGTTGGCGGCATCGCATGCGAGCTGATTTCTGGTGAGATAACATACGGCCTTGAGCGTTTGGCTATGTATCTACAAGATGTAAATAGCGTCTACGACATCGTTTGGGACGACAGGAATGGTAATATCGTAACATACGCCGATGTGCATAAGCAAGGCGAGTACGAGTGGAGTAAATATAACTTTGAAGTAGCAAACGTAGATATGCTTTTTAACCAGTTTGAAAACGCATTTAACGAGTGCAAACGCTGCTTAGAGGCTAAAATTTCACTACCAGCGTATGATTATTGTATGCTAGCAGCGCATACTTTTAATGTCCTTGACGCGCGCGGAGCGATCAGCGTTACGCAAAGGCAAGACTACATCCTAAAAATTAGAGAGCTTGCAAAAGAGTGTGCGCTAACTTATAAAGAGAGCCTAGAGCAAAAGTAA